From Toxorhynchites rutilus septentrionalis strain SRP chromosome 2, ASM2978413v1, whole genome shotgun sequence, a single genomic window includes:
- the LOC129764891 gene encoding uncharacterized protein LOC129764891: MSETNSSPSRVETRTLSFVSFDTNDFEELADSQSTTFDGVDNTGKDNEQPPFGFLLKGTDLSRVEIKSLSVEFPAKVCKKGMELNAPEIECRIFETSVSQMQERSTNDMQDSIVSFDTNDLEGSTKSQDTTYSSDVDVTELVFNTTDFENLRKEIKEKGNSNRIKYNVKVAECGATATKRLYSGASIYECSFYINKKNIEMCKHYDQHNIMQSKTKVGDAKYKQQKHRRPFIVALEDLLKIKYEEFNIYCIININSHNCNKSGWLFYGVCAHKTCRSYRFKIVSVTDGDNIYKVDVYVNVAMTLIHGENLKAAYCKGVKRNINMKKLQLQKPLELRTKLINEKKKREPFEKVDIVSKNVLKKISSEAKSKLNRDIDDFQDLIKMSEDNGSYIKNVFRKPFGVICFNTKMFKELRKNKTYSPIFYMDGTGSVVRYSKAEKRVQIYVLVAYNYRSNFSVPVTTFVTESQKTVDFHNWLNIFRASYESGSSMNKLNKIARIVSVDWSWSLIGGLIRALNNQHHTLPEYIRDCYKVCIRELNLNFTIIHLCYSHFMNVVSKDLKSAPINIKHKFMDCMRLAVRATNLVDLIDLFIIMTCIFGSANENRMLETSLKELDAKINDRTSFDSESAGKFDYTGIGEPEILKKDEDKIFLGSPFYALLKETFETTLKQIDDLSQGSQNPLYFKGFLEDVALKKYMPVVCLWSNIIVSQIDSNPDTISNARVESFFRTLKHNVMKGQLYERITHFLRKLQSYIESLFHFSDFDIEDIYATDKGISNAKKRQDDRIAEYDRFVGNVEDIEDEWHSPYFQKDASTHLFKKKKKQETNSLNTQLEQSTQKHPDSKENSDNNRKRSLEEDLETTCNLSSIHQFIDKGFEFPVTTKWYFGEFPSEYESIGVSSMIVSSEMLQTLDAHTYMDGETLDAIIAVAIKECEVESVKLVSTYMSRNLFDTTQLKEVLDRKRDYVLPVLTNTSGVWVVPLNVRAGQAPTKQVGRGNHWVLFIADFMNRETFYLDPLETASPYLKDVQEEFLKAVSSIRRLKNQPFDSTNWQSGSKNIAHDKQNDDYNCGVYVAKYAQNFLLKKPLTGLGNMDSERKQIKIKLLNTAVIKICLYCSSLKSLILSCQSCGRRCCSRCAPNMVLKIPSTKQCEICSKIKMI, encoded by the exons ATGTCCGAAACAAACTCATCTCCTTCACGTGTCGAAACAAGAACATTATCATTTGTATCATTTGACACAAACGATTTCGAGGAATTGGCCGACTCTCAAAGTACTACTTTTGACGGCGTTGATAATACGGGAAAAGATAACGAA CAACCTCCATTCggatttttattgaaaggaacAGATTTATCGCGTGtcgaaataaaatcattatccgTCGAGTTTCCTGCAAAAGTATGTAAGAAAGGAATGGAACTTAATGCTCCAGAAATTGAATGTCGCATTTTTGAAACATCAGTAAGTCAAATGCAAGAGAGATCAACGAACGACATGCAAGACTCGattgtttcatttgataccaatgatCTTGAAGGATCGACCAAATCACAAGATACTACTTATAGCAGTGATGTAGATGTAACTGAACTTGTGTTCAATACAACGGACTTTGAAAACCTACGAAAAGAGATAAAAGAAAAAGGCAACAGTAACAGGATCAAATACAATGTCAAGGTTGCGGAATGTGGGGCAACTGCCACAAAAAGACTTTATAGTGGTGCTTCAATTTACGAGTGTTCTTTTTACATCAACAAGAAGAACATTGAAATGTGTAAACATTATGATCAACATAATATAATGCAAAGCAAAACCAAGGTTGGCGATGCTAAATATAAGCAACAAAAGCATAGAAGGCCTTTTATAGTGGCCTTAGAAGATTTGTTAAAAATCAAATATGAAGAATTCAATATCTATTGTATAATCAATATAAATTCTCATAATTGCAACAAATCTGGCTGGCTATTTTATGGTGTCTGCGCTCACAAGACCTGCAGATCTTATCGTTTCAAAATTGTTTCTGTTACGGATGGTGATAACATATATAAAGTCGATGTCTATGTTAATGTCGCTATGACCCTGATACACGGGGAAAACCTGAAAGCGGCATATTGCAAAGGAGTAAAAAGaaacataaatatgaaaaaactgcAGCTCCAAAAACCACTTGAATTACGAACTAAGTTGAtcaacgaaaagaaaaaaagggaaCCATTCGAGAAGGTAGACATTGTCAGcaaaaatgtattgaaaaaaattagcagTGAAGCTAAATCGAAGCTTAACAGGGATATTGATGATTTTCAAGATTTGATAAAAATGTCTGAGGATAACGGATCTtatatcaaaaatgtgtttagaAAGCCCTTTGGTGTAATTTGTTTtaatacaaaaatgttcaaagagCTGAGAAAAAACAAGACTTACAGTCCTATTTTCTACATGGATGGTACTGGATCGGTTGTACGATATTCAAAAGCTGAGAAGCGTgttcaaatatatgttttggtCGCATACAATTACCGGTCAAATTTTAGTGTACCCGTAACAACCTTTGTGACTGAAAGCCAaaaaacagtagacttccacAATTGGTTGAATATATTTCGTGCTTCGTACGAGTCAGGCAGCTctatgaataaattgaataaaatagcgaGAATTGTTAGTGTTGATTGGAGCTGGTCACTGATTGGTGGATTGATACGGGCTCTTAATAATCAACACCATACACTACCAGAGTATATCCGAGATtgttataaagtttgcataagaGAACTCAATCTCAATTTCACTATCATTCATTTATGCTACAGTCATTTCATGAATGTAGTTTCTAAGGACTTGAAATCTGCTCCAATCAACATAAAACATAAGTTCATGGACTGTATGCGATTGGCTGTACGTGCTACAAACTTAGTGGACTTAATCGATCTGTTTATCATTATGACATGCATTTTTGGATCTGCAAATGAGAACCGAATGCTTGAGACATCACTAAAAGAACTAGATGCAAAAATTAATGATAGAACAAGCTTCGATTCAGAAAGCGCTGGTAAATTTGATTATACTGGCATCGGTGAAccagaaattctaaaaaaagatgAGGACAAAATCTTCTTGGGATCGCCTTTTTATGCGTTGTTAAaagaaacatttgaaacaacATTAAAACAAATAGATGATCTCAGCCAAGGATCACAGAACCCACTGTATTTCAAAGGATTCTTGGAAGATGTCgccttgaaaaaatacatgccTGTGGTTTGTTTGTGGTCAAATATAATAGTATCTCAAATTGACTCGAATCCGGATACTATTTCAAACGCAAGGGTTGAAAGCTTCTTCCGAACATTGAAACACAATGTTATGAAAGGTCAGCTCTACGAAAGAATAACACATTTTCTTCGAAAACTACAATCGTATATTGAATCTCTGTTCCACTTTTCCGACTTTGACATTGAAGATATATACGCTACTGATAAAGGAATAAGTAATGCTAAAAAACGTCAAGATGATAGAATCGCAGAATATGACAGATTTGTCGGAAACGTAGAAGACATAGAGGACGAATGGCATAGTCCATACTTTCAAAAAgatgcttcaacccacttgttcaagaagaaaaagaagcagGAAACTAACAGCTTAAACACACAACTtgaacaatcaacacagaagcaCCCAGATTCAAAGGAAAACAGTGATAACAACAGAAAAAGATCATTAGAAGAAGATTTAGAAACTACCTGTAATCTGTCCTCTATTCATCAATTCATTGACAAAGGATTTGAATTTCCAGTTACCACCAAATGGTATTTCGGTGAGTTTCCTTCAGAATATGAGAGCATAGGAGTAAGTAGTATGATTGTAagctcagaaatgcttcaaacgcTCGATGCACATACATATATGGATGGAGAAACCTTAGATGCGATAATTGCAGTGGCCATAAAAGAATGTGAGGTCGAAAGCGTAAAATTGGTATCAACTTACATGTCGAGAAACTTGTTTGATACAACTCAACTAAAAGAAGTATTGGATAGGAAACGAGATTATGTTTTACCAGTTCTAACCAATACATCGGGAGTATGGGTGGTTCCTTTGAATGTTAGAGCTGGGCAAGCACCCACCAAGCAAGTTGGAAGAGGGAACCATTGGGTTCTCTTCATTGCTGATTTTATGAATAGAGAAACTTTTTATTTAGATCCTCTCGAAACAGCATCCCCATATTTGAAGGACGTACAAGAAGAATTTTTGAAGGCAGTAAGCTCTATtcggagacttaaaaatcaaccATTTGATTCAACCAATTGGCAAAGCGGCTCGAAAAATATTGCGCACGACAAGCAAAACGACGACTACAACTGTGGTGTATATGTAGCTAAATATGCACAAAACTTTCTTTTGAAGAAACCGTTGACCGGGCTAGGAAACATGGATTCTGAGaggaaacaaatcaaaataaaactccTAAATACAGCagtaataaaaatttgtttatacTGCAGCAGcttgaaatcactaattttgtCATGTCAATCATGTGGACGGAGGTGTTGCAGTAGATGCGCCCCAAATATGGTGCTAAAAATTCCATCTACAAAACAATGTGaaatatgttcgaaaattaaaatgatataa